In Sphingobacteriaceae bacterium, a single genomic region encodes these proteins:
- a CDS encoding RNA polymerase sigma factor: MNIAEYNTCVELHSDGVYRFILKHIKDRDHAKDIVQDAFEKMWRKIDTIDGTKAKTYLFTAAYHTLIDFTRKQKKSGDFSEVNFNEHSHTEQYNDLKEILNKGLELLPEIQKSVLMLRDYEGYDYAEIGEITGLNESQVKVYIFRARTFLKNYIGKMEVLL, encoded by the coding sequence ATGAATATTGCTGAATATAATACTTGCGTTGAACTCCATTCGGATGGGGTTTACCGTTTTATTTTAAAGCATATTAAAGATCGCGATCATGCCAAAGATATTGTGCAAGATGCTTTTGAGAAAATGTGGAGAAAGATTGATACCATAGATGGAACTAAAGCAAAAACTTACCTATTCACTGCCGCTTATCACACCCTAATTGATTTTACGCGTAAGCAAAAGAAAAGCGGCGATTTTAGCGAAGTGAATTTTAATGAGCATTCGCATACCGAACAATATAATGACCTGAAAGAAATTTTAAATAAAGGTTTGGAATTATTGCCTGAAATTCAGAAATCGGTTTTAATGTTACGCGATTATGAGGGTTATGATTATGCGGAAATCGGTGAAATAACCGGACTAAACGAAAGTCAGGTTAAGGTATATATCTTCAGAGCAAGAACATTTTTAAAAAACTATATCGGAAAGATGGAGGTGTTGTTATGA
- a CDS encoding T9SS type A sorting domain-containing protein — protein sequence MKKIFFILLIISKISFAQNIPFNYSVKLKPKSVNGLQGLHSFAFAQSGGKWLVIGGRKDGLHARQPFNAFPASNNNTDIYVIDVNTNQFWSSSVNALNTGLKEQLQSTNMNFYQDADTLYIIGGYGYSNTALDHITFPNLTSVSVSGLINAITNSISISSYFKQISNQNFAVNGGQLGKIGALYYLVGGHRFDGRYNPMGNPTYTQTYVDGIKKFNLNNSGAQLSYSNYTVITDQVHLHRRDYNLVPQIFPNGEEGYTISSGVFQIAVDLPFLYPVDIKASGYTPQPSFNQYLSNYHSAKVALYDSVNNNMHSLFFGGMSQYAYVNNVLTQDNNVPFVKTISRVSRNSISTLQEYVFNVEMPALIGASAEFIPNHNIAHYKNEVLKLSTFTNDSILIGHIYGGIYSPQTNPFTNNNTSVTNAHNVIYEVWLFKDQITGLLPVDGSNPLQASVYPNPSTSTINLKIYIPNTGSVDLYITDQNGRIVKDFYFHSLSKGIHNIDLSKELNLSAGLYSFNFVFDGKYARAEKVMILE from the coding sequence ATGAAAAAAATATTTTTTATACTATTAATAATTAGCAAAATTTCTTTTGCGCAAAATATTCCCTTTAATTATTCAGTAAAATTAAAACCAAAAAGTGTAAATGGACTTCAAGGCCTTCATTCTTTTGCATTTGCTCAATCGGGCGGCAAATGGTTAGTGATTGGAGGAAGAAAAGATGGTTTACACGCGCGTCAACCCTTCAACGCTTTTCCGGCATCCAACAATAACACAGACATATATGTTATTGATGTGAACACTAATCAATTTTGGAGTAGCTCTGTTAATGCTTTAAACACCGGCTTAAAAGAACAACTGCAATCAACTAACATGAATTTTTATCAGGATGCAGATACACTTTATATTATTGGAGGATATGGATACAGTAATACTGCCCTTGATCACATAACCTTTCCAAACTTAACTTCTGTTTCAGTTAGTGGATTAATTAATGCTATTACCAATTCAATTTCTATTTCTTCCTATTTTAAACAAATTAGCAATCAGAATTTTGCCGTGAACGGAGGACAATTAGGCAAAATTGGGGCCTTGTATTATTTGGTGGGAGGTCACCGCTTTGATGGAAGATATAATCCGATGGGAAATCCTACCTATACACAAACTTATGTAGATGGAATAAAAAAATTCAATCTTAACAACTCAGGTGCTCAATTAAGTTATAGTAATTACACCGTTATAACAGATCAGGTTCATTTACATCGCAGGGATTATAATTTGGTTCCTCAAATTTTTCCAAACGGCGAAGAAGGATACACCATCTCATCCGGTGTTTTTCAAATTGCAGTAGATTTGCCTTTCCTTTATCCTGTAGATATTAAAGCATCGGGTTACACGCCACAGCCTTCATTTAATCAGTATTTAAGTAATTACCACTCAGCAAAAGTTGCTTTATATGATAGCGTTAATAATAACATGCACTCCCTTTTCTTTGGAGGAATGAGTCAATACGCATACGTAAACAATGTATTAACACAAGACAACAATGTTCCCTTTGTAAAAACCATTTCAAGAGTTTCCAGAAATTCCATTAGTACTTTGCAAGAATATGTTTTTAATGTAGAAATGCCGGCACTTATTGGCGCCAGTGCGGAATTTATTCCCAATCATAATATTGCTCATTATAAAAATGAAGTCTTAAAATTATCTACATTTACCAATGATTCAATACTCATTGGACATATTTATGGTGGAATTTACAGTCCACAAACAAATCCCTTCACTAATAATAACACTTCAGTAACCAATGCACATAATGTTATTTATGAAGTTTGGCTGTTTAAAGATCAAATCACCGGTTTACTTCCCGTTGATGGATCAAATCCTTTGCAGGCTAGTGTTTACCCGAACCCAAGTACATCAACAATTAATTTAAAGATATATATTCCCAATACAGGCTCTGTTGATTTATACATTACCGATCAAAATGGCAGGATTGTAAAGGACTTTTATTTTCATTCACTTTCTAAGGGAATTCACAATATTGATTTATCCAAAGAGTTAAATTTATCTGCTGGACTTTACTCCTTTAATTTTGTATTTGACGGGAAATATGCCAGAGCAGAAAAAGTGATGATACTGGAATAG
- the meaB gene encoding methylmalonyl Co-A mutase-associated GTPase MeaB, translated as MAITKKNNSSAYFIKGILNGEIDVLSKAITVIESANPAHRKLAANILKGLNNIKTNSFRLGITGVPGVGKSTFIESFGKKLIEKNHKLAVLAIDPSSTKSKGSILGDKTRMEELSKSKNVFIRPSPNGKSLGGVARSTYETILLCEAAGFDFIIIETVGVGQSEIAVSRMTDFFLLLMLAGAGDELQGIKRGIMEMADSLVITKADGNNKEKAKIARGEYARAMHLLPAPESGFTARVEVCSALENQGMDKIYDLIQSYKTHVSANQYFQHKRKTQNNELLKIAAEEYLISAFNNDKSVQKKIKELSAKKFLPFVEAVKLVDRFIK; from the coding sequence TTGGCTATAACAAAAAAAAATAATAGTTCGGCCTACTTCATAAAAGGAATTTTAAATGGAGAAATTGATGTTTTAAGTAAAGCTATTACTGTTATTGAATCAGCTAATCCCGCACATCGGAAATTAGCCGCTAACATTCTCAAAGGTTTAAATAACATCAAAACAAATTCTTTTCGTTTAGGAATTACCGGTGTTCCGGGTGTTGGCAAAAGTACCTTTATTGAAAGTTTTGGTAAAAAATTAATCGAAAAAAATCATAAACTCGCTGTTTTAGCTATAGATCCTTCCAGCACAAAAAGTAAAGGCAGTATTTTAGGTGATAAAACCCGAATGGAAGAGTTATCTAAATCCAAAAATGTTTTTATTCGTCCTTCACCTAATGGAAAATCCTTAGGCGGTGTTGCTCGTTCCACGTATGAAACAATATTACTTTGTGAAGCTGCAGGTTTTGATTTTATTATTATTGAAACTGTAGGCGTTGGACAAAGTGAAATTGCCGTAAGCCGTATGACTGATTTTTTTCTTTTATTGATGTTGGCCGGTGCAGGTGATGAGTTGCAGGGGATTAAAAGAGGAATAATGGAAATGGCAGATTCGCTTGTTATCACAAAAGCAGATGGAAATAATAAGGAAAAAGCTAAAATCGCAAGAGGAGAATATGCGCGCGCCATGCATTTACTCCCTGCTCCCGAAAGTGGTTTTACAGCAAGAGTGGAGGTTTGTTCTGCTTTAGAGAATCAGGGTATGGATAAAATATATGATTTAATTCAATCCTATAAAACGCACGTATCGGCTAATCAGTATTTTCAACACAAAAGAAAAACACAAAACAATGAATTGTTGAAGATTGCAGCGGAAGAATATTTAATTAGCGCTTTCAACAACGATAAAAGTGTGCAGAAAAAAATCAAAGAATTATCCGCTAAAAAGTTTCTCCCCTTTGTGGAGGCCGTGAAGTTGGTGGATAGGTTTATCAAATGA